A stretch of the Lineus longissimus chromosome 10, tnLinLong1.2, whole genome shotgun sequence genome encodes the following:
- the LOC135494533 gene encoding SLIT and NTRK-like protein 2: MAMRACSILSVAVLLGSLICVRGAIDCPDRCICNVKSGVYNCENAGLRSIPLTMPKPDSVKELLLSGNMISFVGAEIQPYTNLEVLDLSFNHINLIFDSVLGGAKNLRVLKLNSNRLSYINPKTFSGLANLTNLELRVNDFMRLEKSVFQDLGKLVSLDLSRNDILSLHKDAFLGLSSLLTLDLSGNEFEKVPTEALMDVKALKSLMLSYNPITVLPSHAFRLLRALNKLSLIGNKIKVISEFAFHGKDGSELPKLQYLNLKNNKLTRVPSKAINSIPSLETLDLSINPIDMLEPEAFKGLDSLKYLSLNSMPKLQVVRSYAFSDLMELEELEIHSNPQLRLVEENALLSTPSLTKLVLYGNKLSSLSDNLLISRDSMSLIDFRDNPWDCSCSLEWMYYYLWSRLNNKTRLQIEAVKCGMDSSNFPGQRIVYLDTRNLECPTAATRLNPEPQAKGFDHRIMVGIIAACVCFSVIILVVILYKYKVDVLKPLRSQIRYRTHKDSVSEAEIAGGEEHEPMAQVIQVECVKT, translated from the coding sequence ATGGCGATGCGAGCTTGCAGTATCCTCAGCGTGGCTGTGCTGCTTGGGTCGCTCATCTGTGTCAGAGGAGCAATCGACTGCCCGGATAGGTGCATCTGCAACGTTAAAAGTGGCGTCTATAACTGCGAGAATGCTGGACTAAGGAGCATTCCGCTAACTATGCCTAAACCTGATTCCGTAAAAGAACTACTGCTGAGTGGGAACATGATAAGTTTTGTCGGTGCCGAGATCCAGCCCTATACGAACTTGGAGGTGCTTGATCTAAGTTTTAATCACATTAATCTGATTTTTGACTCGGTCTTGGGAGGTGCAAAAAACTTACGGGTCTTGAAACTGAATAGCAATCGGTTGAGTTATATCAATCCCAAAACATTCAGCGGGTTGGCAAATTTGACGAATTTGGAGTTGCGGGTAAACGATTTCATGCGGCTCGAGAAGAGCGTTTTTCAGGATTTGGGGAAATTGGTCAGCTTGGATTTATCGAGAAATGATATTTTGTCCCTGCACAAGGATGCGTTTCTCGGTTTGTCAAGTCTGTTGACGCTGGATTTATCTGGCAATGAGTTCGAGAAGGTGCCGACTGAAGCGCTGATGGACGTCAAGGCGTTAAAGTCACTTATGTTGAGTTATAATCCAATCACGGTTTTGCCTTCCCATGCTTTCCGACTCCTTCGTGCCTTGAACAAACTGAGTTTAATCGGGAACAAAATTAAAGTAATATCTGAGTTTGCCTTCCACGGAAAAGATGGATCCGAGTTGCCGAAGCTTCAGTATTTGAATCTTAAGAATAATAAATTAACACGTGTGCCATCGAAAGCCATCAATTCGATACCTTCGTTAGAAACATTGGATCTTAGCATAAATCCTATTGATATGCTTGAACCCGAAGCATTCAAGGGGTTGGATAGTCTGAAATATCTTTCACTGAACAGTATGCCGAAGCTACAAGTTGTGAGAAGCTATGCCTTTTCGGATCTCATGGAATTGGAAGAGTTGGAGATTCATAGTAACCCCCAGCTCCGCCTAGTGGAGGAAAATGCACTGCTGAGTACACCTTCACTTACGAAGCTAGTATTATATGGCAATAAACTATCATCATTGTCCGATAATCTTCTAATTTCACGCGATAGCATGAGCCTTATAGATTTTCGTGACAATCCTTGGGATTGCAGTTGCAGTTTAGAATGGATGTACTATTATCTGTGGTCGCGTTTAAACAACAAAACGCGTTTACAAATAGAGGCAGTCAAATGCGGAATGGATAGTTCTAATTTTCCTGGGCAGCGCATTGTTTACCTCGACACAAGAAATCTCGAGTGTCCAACAGCAGCGACTAGACTTAACCCAGAGCCACAGGCGAAAGGATTTGACCATCGTATTATGGTTGGGATTATAGCAGCCTGTGTTTGTTTCTCCGTCATTATTTTAGTGGTTATTCTTTATAAGTATAAAGTGGATGTACTGAAACCGCTGCGGAGTCAGATTAGGTATCGAACTCATAAAGATTCTGTGTCCGAGGCGGAGATTGCTGGAGGTGAAGAACATGAACCAATGGCTCAGGTTATACAGGTTGAGTGTGTTAAAACTTAG